In Anaerolineae bacterium, a genomic segment contains:
- a CDS encoding Xaa-Pro peptidase family protein: MLDLGRVQSLLTEAGLGGWLLFDFHGMNPIARRVVGLPAQGVFSRRWAYWIPPRGEPAWIIPRLEAGHFQAPLPGRILTYVSWQDWLDRLRSLLHGVGQVAMEYSPQGAIPYVSRVDAGTIEMVRGLGVEVVSSADLVQAVEACWTAEQLAGHRRSAAALLAIKDMAFQHIAQALGKGQMVCEHEVQQFILQQCADRGLIGAGAIVAVNAHSSNPHYFPSPDRPTPVRSGDWVLIDLWAKEERPDAVYADITWVAYAGVEPPKLHQDIFDIVRAARDAAVRFVQQGIRAGRPVYGYEVDDVARGIITYANYGEYFIHRTGHSIGVEAHGNGVNIDNLETQDRRRLIPGVGFSIEPGIYLPEFGVRLEIDMYVGERDAEVTTLPLQDEIVRLL, encoded by the coding sequence ATGTTGGACTTAGGGCGCGTTCAATCTTTGTTGACAGAAGCCGGGTTGGGAGGCTGGCTCCTCTTCGACTTTCACGGCATGAATCCCATCGCCCGCCGGGTGGTAGGACTGCCAGCGCAGGGTGTCTTTAGCCGCCGTTGGGCCTATTGGATCCCGCCCAGGGGGGAGCCAGCCTGGATCATCCCCCGTCTAGAAGCAGGTCACTTCCAAGCGCCTTTGCCCGGCCGCATCTTGACCTACGTGAGTTGGCAAGACTGGCTTGACCGCCTGCGCAGCCTGCTCCATGGCGTCGGCCAGGTGGCGATGGAGTATTCTCCCCAAGGAGCCATTCCCTACGTCTCTCGGGTGGACGCCGGCACGATCGAGATGGTGCGCGGCCTGGGAGTAGAGGTCGTCTCCTCAGCTGACCTGGTGCAGGCGGTGGAGGCTTGCTGGACCGCTGAACAACTCGCCGGACATCGGCGTAGCGCGGCCGCCCTGTTGGCGATCAAAGATATGGCCTTTCAGCACATCGCCCAGGCACTAGGAAAGGGCCAGATGGTTTGTGAACATGAAGTCCAGCAGTTCATCTTACAACAATGCGCAGATCGCGGCCTAATCGGGGCTGGTGCTATCGTGGCTGTCAACGCTCATAGCAGCAATCCGCACTACTTCCCCTCTCCAGATCGTCCCACACCCGTTCGCTCGGGCGACTGGGTGCTGATAGACCTATGGGCAAAGGAGGAGCGGCCAGACGCCGTCTACGCTGACATCACCTGGGTAGCCTATGCCGGTGTAGAGCCGCCCAAGCTGCATCAAGACATCTTCGACATCGTCCGGGCTGCCCGTGACGCGGCCGTCCGCTTTGTACAGCAGGGCATCCGGGCAGGACGGCCTGTATATGGATACGAAGTGGACGATGTAGCGCGCGGAATCATCACGTATGCCAACTATGGTGAATACTTCATCCATCGCACCGGCCACTCCATCGGCGTGGAAGCGCATGGCAACGGCGTCAACATAGACAACCTAGAGACGCAAGACCGGCGTCGCTTGATCCCCGGCGTAGGATTCTCCATCGAGCCGGGCATTTACCTGCCCGAGTTCGGTGTGCGGCTGGAGATTGATATGTACGTCGGCGAGCGAGACGCTGAGGTGACGACGCTACCGCTCCAGGACGAGATCGTTCGACTGCTTTAA
- the rfbD gene encoding dTDP-4-dehydrorhamnose reductase produces the protein MNKLQRIVVTGARGQVGRALCTLFNGVTLLALSSADADVRDGDRIIPLIADFHPDLVIHTAAWTDVDGAERDPDGAYAVNALGTQNVALACQATGAAMVYLSTNEVFDGQATEPYREWDTPAPISVYARSKLAGERIAQMLLNRLYIVRTSWVFAPGGRNFPSKIIATADRLGALRVVDDEIGNPTYAPDLAQAIIRLIHTGRFGIYHLTNEGACSRYEWACEILRLSGRKHVPITPIPSREWSRLARPPLRAVLANTAAAALGIRLRPWREALADYFAVSEPAAKPENQ, from the coding sequence ATGAACAAACTACAGCGGATCGTAGTCACCGGTGCACGAGGACAGGTAGGTAGGGCTCTGTGCACTCTGTTCAACGGTGTGACTTTGCTGGCGCTCAGCTCGGCCGATGCTGATGTGCGAGATGGCGATCGTATCATTCCCTTGATCGCCGATTTCCATCCGGATCTGGTCATCCACACCGCCGCTTGGACCGATGTAGATGGCGCCGAGCGCGATCCCGATGGCGCATACGCGGTGAACGCGCTGGGCACACAGAATGTTGCGTTGGCCTGCCAGGCGACAGGGGCGGCTATGGTTTACCTCAGCACCAATGAGGTGTTCGATGGCCAGGCCACCGAGCCCTATCGCGAGTGGGATACGCCTGCTCCCATCAGCGTGTATGCCCGCTCGAAGCTGGCTGGTGAACGGATCGCGCAAATGCTCCTGAATCGGCTGTATATCGTGCGGACGTCCTGGGTCTTTGCTCCTGGCGGCCGTAACTTCCCCAGTAAGATCATCGCCACGGCCGATCGCCTGGGCGCGCTGCGCGTTGTGGATGACGAGATCGGCAACCCCACCTATGCGCCAGACCTGGCCCAGGCCATCATACGGTTGATCCATACAGGACGATTCGGGATCTACCACCTGACTAATGAAGGCGCCTGCTCGCGTTACGAGTGGGCCTGTGAGATCTTGCGTTTGAGCGGTCGCAAGCATGTGCCGATCACTCCCATCCCCTCACGGGAATGGAGCCGATTGGCCAGGCCTCCTCTACGCGCAGTGCTCGCCAACACCGCTGCAGCCGCCCTGGGCATTCGCCTGCGCCCTTGGCGAGAGGCATTGGCCGATTATTTCGCTGTTAGCGAGCCAGCGGCCAAGCCAGAGAACCAGTGA
- a CDS encoding aldose 1-epimerase family protein — protein sequence MPELFGCALTRQELLQRVGDMRQVAGVRLAELADGPERGVRVADVYTGSGFTFTVLLDRGMDIGMATYNGRALAWQGQPGTPAPAFYEPEGLGWLRTFHGGLMATCGLTQVGAPSVDQGQALGLHGRIGHIPARHVYADAGWEGDQYVIWVQGKMREAVVFGEDLLLSRRITARMGESRLFIEDTVENIGHLPAPHMMLYHCNFGWPLIDEGAELISPSVQVTPRDTIAEPGLGQHARFEKPQPGYAEQVFFHETRADADGYVTVIVANRALDGGRGFGAYVRYRRAELPRLIEWKQMGAGTYVVGVEPANCLVIGRAAERERGTLLMLAPGEKREYRVEIGVLPDNAAIDALAQQIRALV from the coding sequence ATGCCTGAGCTCTTTGGATGTGCTCTTACCCGTCAAGAGTTGCTCCAACGTGTTGGCGACATGCGCCAAGTGGCCGGCGTCCGACTAGCAGAGCTGGCTGACGGCCCAGAGCGCGGCGTCCGCGTGGCCGACGTATACACAGGCAGCGGATTCACCTTTACCGTATTGTTGGATCGCGGTATGGACATCGGCATGGCCACCTACAATGGTCGGGCGTTGGCTTGGCAGGGCCAACCGGGAACGCCGGCGCCTGCCTTCTATGAGCCAGAAGGGCTGGGCTGGCTGCGCACCTTCCACGGCGGCCTAATGGCTACCTGTGGGTTGACACAGGTGGGCGCGCCATCTGTAGACCAGGGACAGGCGTTGGGATTACACGGGCGCATCGGTCACATCCCAGCCCGTCATGTCTACGCAGACGCCGGCTGGGAGGGCGACCAGTATGTGATTTGGGTGCAGGGTAAGATGCGAGAGGCGGTGGTCTTCGGTGAAGACTTACTGTTGAGCCGGCGGATCACCGCTCGTATGGGCGAATCCCGCCTGTTCATCGAGGATACGGTGGAGAACATTGGCCATCTGCCTGCGCCGCACATGATGCTCTACCACTGCAACTTCGGCTGGCCGCTGATTGACGAGGGCGCCGAACTGATTTCACCTTCTGTGCAGGTGACGCCGCGCGACACAATAGCTGAGCCGGGGCTGGGACAGCATGCCCGCTTCGAGAAACCCCAGCCGGGTTATGCTGAGCAGGTCTTTTTCCACGAGACGCGAGCTGACGCTGACGGCTATGTGACGGTGATCGTAGCCAACCGAGCTTTAGATGGCGGGCGCGGTTTCGGCGCCTACGTCCGCTACCGCCGGGCGGAACTGCCACGGCTCATCGAATGGAAGCAAATGGGCGCTGGGACCTACGTCGTCGGCGTCGAGCCGGCCAACTGCCTTGTAATTGGGCGCGCCGCTGAACGAGAACGTGGCACGTTGCTCATGCTGGCGCCAGGTGAGAAACGGGAATATCGGGTTGAGATCGGGGTGTTGCCTGATAACGCCGCGATAGATGCCCTAGCCCAGCAGATTCGGGCGCTGGTATAG
- a CDS encoding Gfo/Idh/MocA family oxidoreductase, whose amino-acid sequence MAKTVNVALIGYKFMGRAHSNALRQAPVFFPDLPIKPVMKVLVGRNRDAVKAVADQFGWEEIATDWREVVERDDIHVIDIGSPGNTHAEIAIAAAKAGKHIICEKPLANSLEEAKAMVQAAREAGVTTLCNYNYRRVPAVRLAKKLIESGALGEIRHYRGTYLQDWITDPNFPLVWRLRKEIAGAGALGDIGSHTIDLCRYLVGEVTRVTALTKTFIKQRPLPAEDMGAWGSAAGGGVGEVTVDDAALIIAELENGAVASFEATRFALGRKNYNRFEINGSKGSIAFNFERMNELEFYDGTQPSDRQGWSVILATNAGDHEYISHWWPPGHPIGYEHTFVHAVVDFLYALDRREQPNSDFLSGAQTDAVVDAVLKSAESGQWVTVERLT is encoded by the coding sequence ATGGCTAAGACAGTCAATGTAGCCCTGATCGGGTACAAGTTTATGGGGCGCGCCCATTCCAACGCCCTTCGGCAGGCCCCCGTCTTCTTCCCCGACCTGCCCATCAAGCCTGTCATGAAAGTGCTAGTTGGGCGCAACCGGGATGCAGTCAAAGCCGTCGCCGATCAGTTCGGATGGGAAGAGATCGCGACGGACTGGCGAGAGGTGGTAGAGCGGGACGATATCCATGTGATTGATATCGGCTCGCCAGGCAATACCCATGCGGAGATCGCCATCGCCGCAGCTAAAGCCGGCAAGCACATCATCTGCGAGAAGCCGTTAGCCAACTCGTTGGAGGAGGCCAAGGCGATGGTACAGGCGGCGCGCGAGGCCGGGGTGACCACGCTCTGCAATTACAACTACCGCCGAGTGCCGGCCGTGCGCCTGGCGAAGAAGCTGATCGAGTCCGGCGCGCTGGGGGAGATCCGCCACTACCGCGGCACCTATCTCCAGGACTGGATCACCGACCCCAACTTCCCGCTGGTATGGCGGCTGCGCAAGGAGATCGCCGGCGCAGGCGCGTTGGGCGACATCGGCTCCCACACCATTGACCTGTGCCGCTATCTTGTAGGTGAGGTGACCCGCGTTACCGCGTTGACCAAGACGTTTATCAAGCAGCGCCCATTGCCTGCGGAGGACATGGGCGCATGGGGGTCGGCGGCCGGCGGCGGCGTGGGAGAGGTGACCGTGGACGATGCCGCGCTCATCATCGCCGAGCTGGAGAACGGCGCAGTGGCCTCATTCGAGGCGACGCGCTTTGCGCTGGGCCGCAAGAACTATAACCGGTTCGAGATCAATGGCTCTAAAGGATCCATCGCCTTCAACTTTGAGCGCATGAACGAGCTGGAGTTTTACGATGGAACTCAGCCCAGCGACCGGCAAGGGTGGTCGGTGATCTTAGCGACCAACGCCGGCGATCATGAGTATATTTCCCACTGGTGGCCGCCCGGCCATCCTATCGGTTATGAGCACACGTTCGTGCACGCGGTGGTGGACTTCCTATATGCGCTAGACAGGAGGGAGCAGCCTAACTCGGACTTCCTCAGCGGCGCGCAGACGGACGCCGTGGTAGACGCCGTGCTCAAGTCAGCCGAATCCGGTCAATGGGTCACAGTGGAACGGCTAACGTAA
- a CDS encoding glycosyltransferase family 2 protein, with amino-acid sequence MTRERPFASVIIPNYNGERFLPTCLDALRAQTYPAGRFEVIVVDDASQDGSLALLQRAYPEVRVLALPRNRGLAAACNAGAAVARGDALVMLNNDTEAEPGWLAALMEELTAHPKVSTVASKLLLFDQREVLHSAGDLYGRDGIPRNRGVWERDQGQYDRDRRIFGGCGGAVAYRRTAWEEAGGFDEQLFMYLEDVDLAWRLRLLGWEAIFAPEARVYHRLSATGGGALASFYTGRNTVWVLARDVPGPILRHHWPAMVRAQLRIAREAARAWRGVAARARLRGQCAGLAGLPRMLAQRSALQARRRVSIESLEALLV; translated from the coding sequence ATGACTCGAGAACGTCCGTTTGCCTCGGTGATCATCCCCAACTACAACGGCGAACGTTTCCTGCCTACCTGTTTGGACGCGTTGCGCGCCCAGACTTATCCGGCCGGCCGTTTTGAGGTGATTGTGGTAGATGACGCCAGTCAGGATGGCTCGCTGGCTTTACTTCAACGCGCCTACCCTGAAGTTCGTGTATTAGCCTTGCCGCGGAATCGAGGGCTAGCGGCCGCTTGTAATGCCGGTGCTGCAGTCGCTCGCGGCGACGCGCTGGTCATGCTGAACAACGACACTGAGGCGGAGCCGGGATGGCTTGCCGCACTTATGGAGGAGTTGACCGCCCATCCCAAGGTAAGCACAGTAGCCTCCAAGCTGCTGTTGTTTGACCAACGTGAGGTCTTGCATTCGGCGGGCGATCTATATGGCCGTGATGGAATCCCGCGCAATCGCGGTGTATGGGAGCGCGATCAAGGGCAATATGACCGTGATCGCCGCATCTTTGGCGGTTGTGGCGGGGCCGTAGCCTATCGGCGAACGGCTTGGGAAGAAGCTGGCGGGTTTGATGAGCAGTTGTTCATGTATCTAGAAGACGTGGATTTAGCGTGGCGATTGCGGTTGCTGGGGTGGGAGGCGATCTTCGCGCCTGAGGCCCGGGTCTATCACCGCTTGAGCGCGACCGGCGGCGGCGCTCTTGCCAGCTTCTACACAGGACGCAATACAGTGTGGGTGTTGGCTCGGGATGTGCCTGGTCCTATCCTGCGTCACCACTGGCCGGCTATGGTGCGCGCGCAGCTTCGCATCGCCCGAGAGGCTGCGCGGGCCTGGCGTGGCGTCGCCGCACGAGCTCGCTTGCGCGGTCAATGTGCAGGCCTCGCCGGCTTGCCGCGCATGTTGGCTCAGCGGTCTGCACTGCAGGCGCGCCGGCGCGTATCCATCGAGTCGCTGGAAGCATTGTTGGTCTGA
- a CDS encoding protein-L-isoaspartate(D-aspartate) O-methyltransferase — MEHWPPLWPDITDARVLDAIARVPRAEFVPEEFREQALLDQPLPIGYGQTISQPYVVALMTQLLALKPEDRVLEIGTGSGYQAAVLAELAREVYSVEMIKPLAEAAQERLQRLGYTNVHILHGDGALGWPEHAPYDAIIVTAAPTQIPPPLIAQLAEGGRMVIPVGPEYSEQTLQLVVKRRGHVRIQSIAPVRFVPLVSPIPDISEPDLSKSKEV, encoded by the coding sequence ATGGAACATTGGCCGCCACTCTGGCCAGACATCACCGATGCACGGGTGCTTGATGCCATCGCCCGCGTTCCACGAGCCGAGTTCGTGCCTGAGGAATTCCGCGAACAAGCCCTGCTCGATCAGCCGTTGCCTATCGGCTATGGGCAGACTATCTCTCAACCCTATGTGGTAGCTCTGATGACGCAATTGCTTGCTCTCAAACCAGAGGATCGCGTGCTGGAGATCGGAACTGGATCCGGCTATCAGGCAGCCGTCCTAGCCGAATTGGCTCGGGAAGTGTACAGCGTGGAGATGATCAAACCGCTGGCTGAGGCGGCACAAGAGCGCCTACAGCGGTTGGGCTACACCAACGTTCACATCCTGCACGGTGATGGCGCGCTGGGATGGCCTGAACACGCGCCTTATGACGCGATCATTGTCACGGCCGCCCCGACGCAGATCCCACCCCCCTTGATCGCCCAGCTGGCCGAAGGGGGGCGTATGGTGATACCGGTTGGACCGGAGTACAGCGAGCAGACACTCCAGCTAGTGGTGAAACGACGAGGCCACGTCCGCATTCAGTCCATTGCCCCGGTACGCTTTGTGCCCCTGGTGAGTCCCATCCCCGACATCTCGGAGCCTGATCTGAGTAAAAGTAAAGAGGTATGA
- a CDS encoding lactate utilization protein translates to MNEVRQRILNRLTQALHRYPPVSHPRGLLEQAVTQVVGGRREWIARFGQELERLGGAWEYMETVAAARLRLLSRFQTEQVRRVLSWSPELLPLPGLSDALSAIGVEVIVPDFRARDRMSVLQQATEVDWGITGAEAALANTGTVVVRSGPGFCRLASLITPKHLALVPVSRLYPNLEAWLAELRKDGRAREFFADASNVTFISGPSRTADIEMTPVLGVHGPRQMEVLLFEER, encoded by the coding sequence ATGAACGAGGTGCGACAGCGGATCCTAAACCGGCTCACCCAGGCGTTGCACCGGTACCCACCAGTGTCTCACCCTAGGGGGCTGCTCGAACAGGCGGTAACCCAGGTCGTAGGAGGGCGCCGCGAGTGGATCGCACGGTTCGGACAAGAGCTCGAGCGACTAGGTGGAGCATGGGAGTATATGGAGACCGTCGCAGCGGCGCGGCTGCGCCTGTTATCCCGCTTTCAGACGGAGCAGGTGCGACGAGTACTGTCTTGGAGCCCTGAGCTGCTGCCTTTGCCGGGGTTGTCCGATGCCTTGTCTGCGATCGGGGTCGAGGTAATCGTGCCCGATTTTCGAGCGAGAGATCGGATGAGCGTGTTGCAGCAGGCCACCGAGGTGGATTGGGGCATCACCGGCGCCGAAGCGGCACTAGCAAACACAGGCACCGTGGTGGTGCGTAGCGGCCCCGGATTCTGCCGGCTGGCATCGCTGATTACCCCCAAGCACCTAGCGCTAGTGCCCGTCTCTCGTCTCTATCCCAATTTAGAGGCATGGCTAGCGGAGCTGCGGAAGGATGGCCGGGCTAGGGAGTTTTTCGCCGACGCCAGCAACGTAACATTTATCAGTGGCCCAAGCCGCACGGCCGATATCGAGATGACGCCAGTTCTGGGCGTGCACGGCCCACGACAGATGGAAGTGCTCCTCTTTGAGGAGAGGTAG
- the tdh gene encoding L-threonine 3-dehydrogenase has product MSERMRAIVKSHRSPGLEMRLMEVPRPGPREVLIRIQAMSICGTDLHIYAWDPWARERIRPPIIIGHEFCGTVVERGKEVTEVEVGAYVSAESHITCGQCRQCRTGRRHLCQQTQIIGVDRDGCFAEYVVLPVENIWANPPDMPPELASLQENFGNAVHTAFATDVSARDVLITGCGPVGLMTIAVVRAAGARTIFATDISPYRLELARRVGADYALNVAEVDVVEFVRSHTGGEGVDVLLEMAGAASAIDQGFRALADGGEVAMLGLPSAPIPFDLANHVIFKGATVYGIVGRRIWDTWYRIRGLLSSGAVDLTPIITHRYPMDQFEEAIRIMRSGQSGKIVLFP; this is encoded by the coding sequence ATGTCGGAAAGGATGCGCGCCATCGTAAAATCTCATCGCTCGCCAGGGCTGGAGATGAGGCTAATGGAGGTGCCTCGCCCAGGTCCGCGCGAGGTGCTGATTCGAATCCAAGCGATGTCTATCTGCGGCACCGATCTGCATATCTACGCTTGGGACCCGTGGGCTCGCGAGCGCATCCGCCCGCCTATCATCATCGGCCATGAATTCTGCGGCACCGTGGTCGAGCGTGGCAAAGAGGTGACCGAGGTCGAGGTAGGCGCTTACGTGTCTGCTGAAAGTCACATCACCTGCGGCCAATGTCGCCAGTGTCGTACAGGCCGCCGCCACCTCTGCCAACAAACACAAATCATCGGCGTGGATCGAGACGGCTGCTTCGCCGAATATGTTGTCTTACCAGTGGAAAACATTTGGGCCAATCCACCGGATATGCCGCCGGAGTTGGCATCCTTACAGGAGAACTTCGGGAACGCCGTCCACACCGCCTTTGCCACCGACGTGTCGGCGCGCGATGTCCTGATCACCGGCTGCGGACCGGTGGGGCTGATGACCATCGCTGTAGTACGTGCAGCCGGCGCCCGCACCATCTTCGCCACTGACATCAGCCCTTACCGGCTGGAACTGGCACGGCGAGTAGGCGCGGACTACGCCCTCAACGTGGCCGAGGTAGATGTAGTGGAGTTCGTGCGGTCGCATACAGGAGGCGAGGGAGTGGACGTCCTGCTAGAGATGGCCGGCGCAGCATCGGCCATTGACCAGGGGTTTCGCGCTCTGGCTGACGGCGGAGAGGTAGCTATGCTGGGACTTCCCAGCGCGCCTATCCCGTTCGATTTGGCCAATCATGTGATCTTCAAGGGGGCCACTGTGTATGGCATCGTCGGTCGGCGCATTTGGGACACCTGGTACCGGATCCGCGGGCTTCTCTCGTCTGGAGCCGTAGATCTGACACCGATCATCACCCATCGCTATCCGATGGATCAATTCGAAGAGGCGATCCGAATCATGCGTTCCGGCCAGAGCGGCAAGATCGTACTGTTTCCCTGA
- a CDS encoding DUF1638 domain-containing protein, with the protein MRLRCLACEVLARPLYLCAAYSPHVVDVELFRRGLHNNPSDLRAQLQARIDATSGKSYDAIVLAYGLCGQSVAGLVARDIPLVVPRAHDCITIFLGSRARYRQQFEQYPGTYWYNLDYMERSDGTGGSVALGSDASVDPDAVYQEYVEKYGKENADYLMEVMGAWQQHYQRAAFIDMGVGDASKVEAQARAQAERRGWLFDRLAGDLALVRKLLYGEWDDDFLIVPPGQRIQMTYDEQVVTCTWEGEDRQRTTGDEEQAYG; encoded by the coding sequence ATGCGACTGAGATGTTTAGCCTGTGAGGTATTGGCCCGCCCGCTGTATCTGTGCGCGGCGTATTCACCGCATGTGGTAGATGTGGAGCTGTTTCGGCGTGGGTTGCACAACAATCCCTCTGACCTCCGGGCTCAGCTGCAAGCCCGTATTGACGCCACCTCTGGCAAGAGCTACGATGCCATCGTCCTGGCCTATGGACTGTGCGGGCAATCGGTGGCCGGGCTAGTGGCCAGAGATATTCCCCTAGTAGTGCCGCGAGCGCACGACTGCATCACCATCTTCTTGGGCTCCCGCGCTCGGTATCGCCAACAGTTTGAGCAATATCCTGGCACATACTGGTACAACCTCGACTACATGGAACGGTCTGATGGAACTGGGGGGAGTGTTGCGCTGGGTTCCGATGCCAGTGTTGATCCGGATGCAGTCTACCAAGAGTACGTGGAGAAGTACGGCAAGGAAAACGCTGACTATCTTATGGAAGTGATGGGAGCCTGGCAGCAACACTATCAACGAGCAGCTTTTATTGACATGGGCGTCGGCGATGCCTCCAAAGTGGAGGCCCAAGCTCGTGCTCAGGCTGAACGACGTGGCTGGTTGTTCGACCGACTGGCGGGTGATCTGGCGTTGGTGCGCAAATTGCTCTATGGCGAATGGGATGACGATTTCTTGATCGTGCCGCCGGGCCAGCGGATCCAGATGACGTATGATGAGCAGGTGGTGACGTGCACCTGGGAGGGGGAAGATAGACAACGAACGACGGGAGACGAAGAGCAGGCCTACGGGTGA
- a CDS encoding LutB/LldF family L-lactate oxidation iron-sulfur protein, which produces MTKGAPRLSFDQRVRAALEDRHLRLALQRAVGQFMLQRTLAFAELAEPQALRDQARAIREHTITHLPELLEQLEAEVTARGGVVHWAEDAAQARQIILDLAHSRGVRQIVKSKSMVSEEIGLNHALQLAGLEVVETDLGEYIIQLAGETPSHIVTPAIHKRKEEIAELFERHLGLPMTLEPEILTATARRRLRRHFLQAQMGISGVNFAVAETGTLAIVTNEGNGRLVTSLPPLYVAVMGIEKVVPTLEDLMLLLQMLTRSATGQKLTAYVSLISGPARPDDPDGPEELHLILLDNGRTRMLANGYAEALYCIRCGACLNHCPVYREIGGHAYGWIYSGPIGAVVTPLLQGLSQAKELPSASSLCGACRDVCPVQIDIPQLLLWLRAELTAGRLSSRWERWAIHSWCWLMQSPRRYRWAGRLAYWVSLGMTRQGWLRWLPPPFHRWTRSRDFPGFAARPFRDRWAERQRLTRRASP; this is translated from the coding sequence ATGACGAAAGGCGCGCCTCGGCTTTCCTTTGACCAACGTGTGCGCGCGGCACTAGAGGATCGGCATTTACGCTTAGCCTTGCAGCGCGCTGTGGGACAGTTTATGCTCCAACGGACGCTGGCCTTCGCAGAACTAGCCGAGCCTCAGGCGCTGCGTGATCAAGCACGCGCCATTCGCGAGCACACGATCACTCACCTCCCGGAGCTGCTGGAGCAGTTAGAGGCCGAGGTGACGGCGCGAGGAGGCGTTGTGCATTGGGCAGAGGACGCAGCCCAGGCCCGTCAGATCATCCTGGACCTGGCGCATTCGCGCGGGGTGCGTCAGATCGTTAAGAGCAAGTCCATGGTGAGCGAGGAGATCGGCCTCAATCACGCCCTGCAATTGGCTGGCCTGGAGGTAGTGGAGACCGATTTGGGGGAGTACATCATCCAATTAGCCGGAGAGACGCCCTCCCATATCGTGACGCCAGCCATCCACAAGCGCAAGGAAGAGATCGCGGAACTCTTCGAGCGTCATTTGGGCCTGCCGATGACACTGGAGCCAGAGATCCTCACGGCAACGGCGCGGCGCCGGTTACGTCGGCACTTTCTCCAGGCCCAGATGGGGATCAGCGGGGTCAACTTCGCTGTGGCGGAGACGGGGACGCTCGCCATTGTCACCAATGAAGGCAATGGCCGCCTGGTGACCAGCCTGCCACCGTTGTACGTGGCGGTCATGGGGATCGAGAAGGTTGTCCCTACCCTTGAAGATCTGATGTTGCTGCTGCAGATGCTCACGCGCAGCGCCACCGGGCAGAAGCTGACTGCCTATGTCAGCCTGATCAGCGGCCCGGCGCGGCCAGATGATCCAGATGGGCCGGAGGAGCTGCATCTTATCTTGCTCGACAACGGGCGCACCCGGATGCTCGCCAACGGCTATGCCGAGGCCCTCTATTGCATTCGCTGCGGCGCCTGTCTGAACCATTGCCCTGTCTACCGAGAGATTGGTGGACACGCCTATGGTTGGATCTACTCAGGCCCTATTGGCGCAGTGGTGACGCCGCTGCTGCAGGGCCTTTCCCAGGCGAAAGAGCTACCCAGCGCCAGCTCGCTATGCGGCGCTTGTCGGGATGTGTGTCCCGTGCAGATTGACATCCCCCAACTGCTCTTGTGGCTACGGGCGGAGTTAACGGCCGGGCGGCTGTCCTCGAGATGGGAACGCTGGGCGATCCATAGCTGGTGCTGGTTAATGCAGTCGCCGAGACGATATCGGTGGGCAGGCCGGCTGGCATATTGGGTGAGCTTAGGGATGACACGCCAAGGGTGGCTGCGCTGGCTGCCGCCGCCGTTTCACCGTTGGACGCGCAGTCGGGATTTTCCAGGCTTTGCCGCCCGTCCCTTTCGGGATCGCTGGGCAGAGCGACAGCGCCTTACACGAAGGGCTAGCCCATGA